Proteins encoded within one genomic window of Pigmentiphaga sp. H8:
- a CDS encoding ABC transporter substrate-binding protein has protein sequence MIAFSQARRRLAHSALWAGIVLVAQGAVGGPLLAAPTALQVRMASGVGMSTFDPVRATPQTVDYLRPVYDTLVTRLGIDRFEPCLATAWEFSDGNRKLALTLRDGVRFSDGARFDAEAVKANLERGRRIEGSPWAAVYRNIERVTVAGPGRIELQLVEPNPALLESLANMPGMMVSPKALQDETALARQPVGTGGWLLDAQRSVHGTQYVFARNKDYWNPAAQRVDTVFIQQMTESAARVNALRSGQLDVATVPQDQAAALEKLGFRIAAANRVHYLMAVWDAGGSVVKPLADVRVRRAMSLAIDRQAVLKVIFGGRGTASLNFFPEGTAGHDSALDRTPSYDPAKARQLLREAGVDGFAVDAVVQTNNARFAAAVAGELAKVGIKVNLKTMPDTGSFQAAVQHRQSPLGIFAHQTAMPETLYASLLSPSGRYNPFGLKYAELESLAKDAARQPTSEAGRLYGALFGRMIATEAVVFPVVHADIVAAVRRGIDTGPQTFASAGLPDPRNIVVK, from the coding sequence ATGATTGCTTTTTCGCAAGCCCGTCGCCGCCTGGCGCATTCCGCCTTGTGGGCCGGCATCGTGCTGGTCGCGCAGGGGGCCGTCGGCGGGCCGCTGCTGGCGGCGCCGACCGCCTTGCAGGTCCGCATGGCCTCGGGCGTGGGCATGAGCACCTTCGATCCGGTGCGGGCGACGCCGCAGACGGTCGACTACTTGAGGCCGGTCTACGACACCCTGGTCACGCGCCTGGGCATCGATCGCTTCGAGCCCTGTCTGGCCACGGCCTGGGAGTTTTCCGACGGCAACCGCAAGCTGGCGCTGACGCTGCGCGACGGCGTGCGCTTTTCGGATGGCGCGCGCTTCGACGCCGAGGCAGTCAAGGCCAACCTGGAGCGGGGCCGCCGCATCGAGGGCAGTCCGTGGGCGGCGGTCTATCGGAACATCGAGCGCGTCACGGTGGCGGGTCCGGGCCGGATCGAGCTGCAACTGGTCGAACCCAACCCCGCGCTGCTCGAATCGCTGGCGAACATGCCCGGCATGATGGTCAGCCCGAAGGCGCTCCAGGACGAGACCGCCCTGGCCCGCCAGCCGGTCGGCACCGGTGGATGGCTGCTGGATGCGCAGCGCAGCGTGCATGGCACGCAATATGTGTTCGCGCGCAACAAGGATTATTGGAACCCGGCGGCGCAGCGCGTCGACACGGTGTTCATCCAGCAGATGACCGAGTCGGCTGCGCGCGTGAACGCGCTGCGCAGCGGCCAGCTCGACGTGGCGACGGTGCCGCAGGACCAGGCCGCGGCGCTGGAGAAACTGGGCTTTCGCATCGCCGCCGCGAACCGGGTGCACTATCTGATGGCCGTCTGGGATGCGGGTGGCAGCGTGGTCAAACCGCTGGCCGACGTGCGAGTCCGGCGGGCCATGAGCCTGGCCATCGATCGCCAGGCCGTGCTCAAGGTCATCTTCGGCGGCCGGGGGACGGCATCCCTGAATTTCTTTCCCGAAGGCACGGCGGGCCATGATTCCGCGCTGGACCGGACACCCTCGTACGATCCGGCGAAGGCCCGGCAGCTCCTGCGCGAAGCGGGCGTGGACGGCTTCGCGGTGGACGCGGTGGTGCAGACCAACAATGCGCGCTTCGCCGCGGCCGTGGCGGGCGAACTGGCCAAGGTCGGCATCAAGGTGAACCTGAAGACCATGCCCGACACGGGCTCGTTCCAGGCCGCGGTCCAGCATCGCCAGTCTCCGCTGGGCATCTTCGCACACCAGACGGCGATGCCCGAAACGCTCTACGCCTCGCTGCTGTCTCCCAGCGGCCGATACAACCCCTTCGGCCTGAAGTACGCCGAGCTGGAAAGCCTGGCGAAGGACGCCGCGCGCCAGCCGACTTCCGAGGCCGGCCGCCTGTACGGTGCGTTGTTCGGCCGGATGATCGCCACCGAGGCCGTCGTCTTCCCGGTCGTCCATGCGGACATCGTCGCCGCCGTGCGCCGGGGCATCGATACGGGCCCGCAGACCTTCGCGTCGGCGGGGCTGCCGGACCCCCGGAACATCGTCGTCAAGTAG